CTTCTGTATTAGAAATGTTTCTACATCTCTCTTCCTATAGAGTACTTGCCATTGGGTCGCTAGAGGAGATGTAAGACTCATTGACCTAGGCTACTCTAATGTCTTGAAACAATCTCTAAGGATGTGAAAGTTAACTGTCTCTCAACACCGGCATGTTGAAATACACTTCCGTCGAGAACTCAAAATTGTTCAATCATGTTACTCATGGACTTtgcaaaagaaaaccaaaattcataaatcatcCCTATCCAGATCGTGCTTTAGTACATAAAATCAATGATAAACAGTAGACAATTGAATATATGGACTTATGGACTTCACATTAGACTACTCATCCATACTTGGAGTGGTCCAAAGTCCAACTGATTCCAGATTAGCAAAGGTTGAAGCATCAGATTTCATCCAGCACCATCGCCTCATTCGTCGAGTCAAACCCATTATCCATTCCAATGCTAGCATATCTCTCCTCATGATATAACCTTTCATCACCAGCCAAGCATTGGCAGAGAGCAGCATAACCTTTATTCTTGTGCACCCAAATAGTGAGAAGTCCATTTGTGCAATCTCCGGAGATTTGTCATGTCCGGCGCTTTCCCCACAGGTAGGTTTAACGGCTATTACCAGAGTATACTCATAAACCAGTTATCAGGCCGAACGGAAATTCAGAGAGCTCCCATGCAGCTGAAGGATACAGCATAAGCAGGGACAAGTGATTGGATCCAGCAATGAAGTACTTGGTTACTACTGTGTACTACCGAATTGATTTGATTCAGTGCCTTTCGAATGTAACCCATCTCTCACCGTCACTGAGCTTCTTCCGAGTGCTTGAGCAAACATCCTCTTTGCAGCTCCTAGATGCTCTTTTTTCAAGTACTCCTTGTTGGCAACATGTTCACCTCTCCCACTCTGAGATGAGGGGACATTTGCATATTCCTGTACAGATTCTTTAGGTACCTTCCTCCCAGTAAGAGTTGCAGAGACATCGTGCTTCTCACCCTTTGCCTTATCGGACAGATTTAGGCCTGATCCCTGAGTATAATTAGCTTCTTCATTAGCTTCTAAGCTTGAATTGGGGTGGAACTTATCATCTTCTGGCACATTGAATCCGTTAGTGCCTACGTCATTCCCTTCACTATCCTTTATGCTAGCATCATGGTCGGTAGCACCTATCTTTTGGCCAAGGGCATGTGCAATCATACGACGAGCCACTACAGGAACATTTCGTGGTCGCTGCGTCACgggttctcttctctcttccgCATCAAAGGCAAAAATTCGTTCACGAGCAGCAAGATAAGCAGCTTCTCTGTCCTTGAATGTATCTTGAGAAGATGGGACATCTGTTATCAACActgtaaaaggaaaagaagaagtcaTCACTTGGCATTCAAGTCTATGCCATCAGGCATGATGTAAAAAAGGGAAACAAGCAATGAACTTTCAACGGTATGTTTTTTTGAATCTCCAATTTGTACCTTATCGCAATGTCTAATTCTCTGTCTCCTAGGAAACAGAAAGTTACGACATTTTGATGAGATTGGACTTCGCCTGTCATCTTAATGTAATTTGAAATGGTACTCTTGTAGTTCATCAAAGAAACAATGTGGAATGAGGTGCAAGTGTGCTTTGTCGCAATTCcaaattttcatggaaaatgagaCGGCATATGAGAGATCTTCCAGTTACACGGAAACTCTCCTTCAAGGCCAATGAGCGTAAAAGCAGAGTGACCACCTCTCATTAATGATAATTCACTTTCTTACCCTCTCTAAAACTTGCAACCACTCCCTTTCATTCTCCTCAGTTAATCACTAGTGTCCTTTCATTATGAGGTCACATCGTGTTACATAACACTTGAGCATACTCCAAGCACAAATATCCAAAATTCCATACCAGTTGGAGCATCTTTTCTCCTCAGTATCTGGTACGATGATGGCAGAGGTTGAGGTTCATCACACTGCCATAAGATATCACTAACAAGAATGGAAGGTCTGCCATCAAAAAGGACATATTATCCTGCGTGAGATCATAAGCATTGGAATAATGTAAGAACACATAATTTATATCCACAATGCCAAGTCTGAACCAGTATGTGCAATCTTTCCACATACATTGATGTTTCAGGGCAACGCTCCAAGATCAAATGCCGGTCATCTCCTTCACCCACGGATTCATGGGCAAACCTAATCAAGTAATAGTTGGTAAAAGACAACAAGACAGGCAAATGACTTGTGAAATAAAGAGGCAGTGACTCATATTTTCACATAATTGAAACCAAGTGGTAACAGAGAAAAAAACTTTGACGCCAAAAAGCGTATCAAGAATGATACCCAAATATATCAGCCagccgatgaagaagaagacggttGTAGGAGTTCATCGGTTCCAATTCCAGAATCTCATCTCCACTGCAAAGACAATAATCTAAGAAATTTTTCCCACAATCCACACACAAGGACTTCACATAAAGATTCATATTACAAAAGGACTACAGGATCAAGAAAAAGAACCTTCTGTACCATACCATCAATAGGAATTATCGTAGGGATTCCCATCAACAGAAAAATAAGATATAGCAATGAGGAGAAAGTGGACA
This genomic interval from Rhodamnia argentea isolate NSW1041297 chromosome 4, ASM2092103v1, whole genome shotgun sequence contains the following:
- the LOC115748849 gene encoding uncharacterized protein LOC115748849 isoform X2 yields the protein MSINQFAMVEELAFLVKDNLPCKHLVLSVEEALVNFLQDDSSGDEILELEPMNSYNRLLLHRLADIFGFAHESVGEGDDRHLILERCPETSIPSILVSDILWQCDEPQPLPSSYQILRRKDAPTVLITDVPSSQDTFKDREAAYLAARERIFAFDAEERREPVTQRPRNVPVVARRMIAHALGQKIGATDHDASIKDSEGNDVGTNGFNVPEDDKFHPNSSLEANEEANYTQGSGLNLSDKAKGEKHDVSATLTGRKVPKESVQEYANVPSSQSGRGEHVANKEYLKKEHLGAAKRMFAQALGRSSVTVRDGLHSKGTESNQFGSTQ
- the LOC115748849 gene encoding uncharacterized protein LOC115748849 isoform X1; its protein translation is MTPDCGKNFLDYCLCSGDEILELEPMNSYNRLLLHRLADIFGFAHESVGEGDDRHLILERCPETSIPSILVSDILWQCDEPQPLPSSYQILRRKDAPTVLITDVPSSQDTFKDREAAYLAARERIFAFDAEERREPVTQRPRNVPVVARRMIAHALGQKIGATDHDASIKDSEGNDVGTNGFNVPEDDKFHPNSSLEANEEANYTQGSGLNLSDKAKGEKHDVSATLTGRKVPKESVQEYANVPSSQSGRGEHVANKEYLKKEHLGAAKRMFAQALGRSSVTVRDGLHSKGTESNQFGSTQ